A portion of the Candidatus Ruthia endofausta genome contains these proteins:
- a CDS encoding MarC family protein, giving the protein MNLLFEHAVTIFMAFFAIMNPIASTAVFAGLTRNIGKSEQTKIAIKSLIITFVIILLFSVLGKSIFHLFGITLPALRIAGGILVFLVGYHMLQGNVSKLHTTQESIHSNVAVSPLAVPLLAGPGTIATAMNYSAAEGWGETFVTISVFAVLCLITFYCFIFSSKILIIIGRDGLGIVTRLMGLILAVIGVQMLIVGINGAIHISTVS; this is encoded by the coding sequence ATGAATTTATTATTTGAGCATGCAGTGACAATTTTCATGGCATTTTTTGCCATTATGAATCCTATTGCAAGCACGGCAGTCTTCGCTGGATTAACAAGAAATATAGGGAAATCTGAACAAACTAAAATTGCTATTAAATCCCTCATTATCACCTTTGTTATAATTTTGCTATTTTCTGTTTTAGGTAAATCAATTTTCCACCTTTTTGGAATAACTCTTCCTGCATTACGAATAGCGGGAGGTATTTTGGTATTTCTTGTTGGATATCATATGCTTCAAGGAAATGTCTCAAAGTTACATACAACCCAAGAAAGTATCCATTCAAATGTGGCCGTATCACCTCTAGCTGTACCACTTCTTGCTGGGCCAGGCACTATTGCAACAGCTATGAATTATTCAGCAGCAGAAGGATGGGGAGAAACTTTTGTAACAATATCTGTGTTTGCAGTCCTATGTCTTATCACCTTTTATTGTTTCATTTTTAGTTCGAAAATATTAATAATAATAGGTAGAGATGGGCTTGGTATTGTTACTCGTTTAATGGGTTTGATTTTGGCTGTAATTGGGGTTCAAATGTTGATAGTTGGTATTAATGGTGCCATCCATATTTCGACCGTAAGTTAA
- a CDS encoding NAD+ synthase, with product MANKTKDYLAKVRKKTSFSDYKISQEYSINQSNLSKYKSGKAALSETHAWLFANILGINPAEVVAHTKLEHAKITGSKSKAVFWQEQLEKLANNSKSIKIDIAQINPIVGDLDGNFQKIIKLTKEAHAQECDLLIFPELSLIGYPPEDLLLREGFIQQMEDKIILIKQTIPEDIAIIFGAPSKQDGALYNGAYLIQDSQLRVYHKQNLPNYGVFDEKRYFESGHEAFIFECQGKRIGLVICEDAWTPKIISTTANQGAQIIVSINASPFQVGKHSQRIEQIKQRVLATKTDFIYVNMVGAQDELIFDGASFVMNSNAEITLQLPLFKETVKRVSFTPPNTLPADTDPIEKTIYNALVLATKDYIEKNGVFNGVVIGLSGGIDSALTLAIAADAIGTGNIKAIMMPYEYTSNISLEDAKIQATAMNIDYHEISIHTIVNSFKTQLNTLFNGMEADTTEENLQARVRGTLLMAISNKLGKIVLTTSNKSEMAVGYATLYGDMSGGFAPLKDVSKTLVYQLTKYRNTLSIIIPERVIEKAPSAELAPNQIDQDSLPPYQELDAILALFIEQKYSVERIIKQGFSEQTVKRITKMVLNNEYKRRQSAPGPKISQNAFGKERRYPMTSKFQP from the coding sequence ATGGCAAATAAAACCAAAGACTATCTGGCTAAAGTACGTAAGAAGACTAGCTTTTCAGATTATAAAATCTCACAAGAATATTCAATCAATCAATCCAATTTAAGCAAATATAAATCAGGGAAAGCCGCCCTTTCTGAAACCCACGCTTGGCTATTTGCCAATATTTTAGGCATCAATCCTGCAGAAGTTGTTGCTCACACCAAACTTGAACATGCAAAAATTACTGGCAGTAAATCAAAGGCCGTATTTTGGCAAGAGCAACTAGAAAAACTTGCAAACAACTCAAAGTCTATCAAAATAGATATTGCACAAATTAACCCCATTGTTGGCGATTTGGATGGAAACTTTCAAAAAATTATCAAGTTAACTAAAGAGGCACATGCTCAAGAGTGTGATTTGTTGATTTTCCCCGAATTATCACTGATTGGCTATCCTCCCGAAGACTTATTATTACGTGAGGGGTTTATTCAACAGATGGAAGACAAAATAATCCTAATCAAACAAACCATTCCTGAAGATATTGCCATTATATTTGGCGCACCTTCTAAACAAGACGGCGCTTTATACAACGGCGCTTATCTTATCCAAGATTCGCAACTGCGAGTTTATCACAAGCAAAACCTTCCCAATTATGGCGTGTTTGATGAAAAGCGTTATTTTGAATCGGGTCATGAGGCTTTTATTTTTGAATGCCAAGGTAAAAGAATTGGCTTGGTCATTTGTGAAGATGCTTGGACACCAAAGATTATCTCTACCACGGCTAATCAGGGCGCACAAATCATCGTCAGTATTAACGCCTCCCCATTCCAAGTTGGCAAACACTCACAACGAATTGAGCAAATTAAGCAACGCGTATTAGCAACCAAAACTGATTTTATTTACGTTAATATGGTTGGTGCACAAGACGAATTGATATTTGACGGTGCATCTTTTGTGATGAACTCAAATGCCGAAATCACTCTGCAATTACCCTTATTTAAAGAAACAGTCAAAAGAGTTAGCTTTACCCCCCCTAACACACTGCCTGCTGATACTGATCCTATTGAAAAAACTATTTATAATGCCTTGGTGCTCGCCACTAAAGACTACATTGAGAAAAACGGAGTTTTTAATGGCGTGGTAATTGGCTTATCTGGCGGTATCGATTCTGCACTGACCCTTGCTATTGCTGCTGATGCCATCGGTACTGGGAATATTAAAGCCATTATGATGCCCTATGAATACACCTCAAACATAAGCCTTGAAGATGCCAAAATACAAGCCACAGCAATGAATATTGATTATCATGAAATCAGCATTCACACTATAGTGAATAGCTTTAAGACACAACTTAACACACTATTTAACGGCATGGAAGCTGATACCACTGAGGAGAACCTGCAGGCGCGTGTGCGTGGTACTCTACTAATGGCAATCTCTAATAAATTAGGCAAAATCGTACTCACCACAAGCAACAAATCTGAAATGGCAGTAGGTTATGCTACTTTATATGGCGATATGTCAGGCGGCTTTGCCCCTCTTAAAGACGTTAGTAAAACCTTAGTTTACCAACTGACTAAATACAGAAATACCCTATCAATCATCATTCCAGAGCGTGTTATCGAGAAAGCACCTTCTGCCGAACTTGCTCCTAACCAAATTGACCAAGACTCCCTACCCCCTTATCAGGAATTGGATGCAATTCTAGCACTATTTATCGAACAAAAATATTCCGTTGAACGCATCATCAAACAAGGCTTTAGTGAACAAACCGTTAAACGCATTACCAAAATGGTACTTAACAACGAATACAAACGCAGACAAAGTGCACCTGGCCCTAAGATTAGCCAAAATGCCTTTGGCAAAGAACGTCGTTACCCCATGACATCAAAATTTCAGCCTTAA